The proteins below are encoded in one region of Candidatus Hydrogenedentota bacterium:
- a CDS encoding redoxin domain-containing protein, with product MRQHAPALLFIPLFTACLAGAGFWAAAQPAAKPRPLVTLDLPAPKLVSTPADWLNTGGKPMAFEKGRVYVVHFWAFGCGNCKRNLPAYARWQSQFAKEPLTVLGIHTPETEREKDPKNVQDAVDRHDITYPVLIDGSGINWRRWQQQMWPTVYLVDKRGHVRAYWMGELEWEDAGGTRIMEEIIRQLLREPGPQSG from the coding sequence ATGCGACAGCACGCACCGGCCCTCCTCTTTATCCCGCTCTTCACGGCCTGTCTTGCGGGGGCGGGCTTCTGGGCGGCGGCGCAGCCGGCGGCAAAGCCCCGGCCCCTGGTCACGCTGGACCTGCCCGCCCCAAAACTGGTGAGCACCCCCGCAGACTGGCTGAACACCGGGGGAAAGCCCATGGCCTTCGAGAAGGGCCGGGTGTATGTCGTCCATTTCTGGGCCTTCGGCTGCGGCAACTGCAAGAGAAACCTGCCGGCCTACGCCAGATGGCAGTCCCAGTTCGCCAAAGAGCCGCTGACGGTCCTGGGCATCCACACGCCGGAAACGGAACGCGAAAAGGACCCCAAGAATGTCCAGGACGCGGTGGACCGGCACGACATCACCTACCCTGTATTGATTGACGGGTCGGGCATCAACTGGCGGCGCTGGCAGCAGCAGATGTGGCCGACCGTCTATCTGGTGGACAAGCGCGGACATGTCCGGGCGTACTGGATGGGCGAGCTCGAATGGGAGGATGCGGGCGGCACCCGCATCATGGAGGAGATCAT